One region of Bradyrhizobium betae genomic DNA includes:
- a CDS encoding c-type cytochrome: MRTILAVLLLCSAATSMALAAEPSPELIAYGKSLVEAGDCAGCHTADPARPFAGGKRIDTPFGAIYAPNLTPDRETGIGAWPDADFTRALRTGIAPDGSNYYPAFPYPYFTKMTKDDTLAIRAYLGTLPPVVGRNKPPELRWPFGYRRLMRVWNAMFFTPGLFEPDQSQSAAWNRGGYLVTGLGHCGACHTPKNYFGADKTAQALAGSEIGGWYAPRLDGAARTGLKSWSAQEIVEYLQSGRNARSHAGGPMAEVVVNSTSKMSDADVSAIALYLKSLPPARRETIVTPPGETEMKAGQAVYAKLCIACHEADGTGAPRMYPPLPGNALLQSINPSSTLRVILDGAHTVTTPRAPNTGEMPGYAKQLSDEDIAAVTNYIRNSWGNAGLIVTPAQVAKARKEN; the protein is encoded by the coding sequence ATGCGGACGATTCTGGCTGTTTTGCTCTTGTGCAGTGCGGCTACGAGCATGGCCCTCGCCGCCGAGCCGTCACCGGAGCTGATCGCCTATGGCAAGTCGCTGGTCGAGGCCGGCGACTGCGCGGGCTGCCACACCGCGGATCCCGCAAGACCGTTCGCGGGCGGCAAGCGCATCGACACGCCTTTTGGCGCGATCTATGCGCCGAACCTGACGCCGGATCGCGAGACCGGGATCGGCGCCTGGCCGGATGCCGATTTCACGCGCGCGTTGCGCACCGGCATCGCGCCGGACGGATCGAACTATTACCCGGCGTTCCCCTACCCCTACTTCACGAAGATGACCAAGGACGACACGCTGGCGATCCGGGCCTATCTCGGCACGCTGCCGCCCGTCGTGGGCCGAAACAAACCGCCGGAGCTGCGCTGGCCGTTCGGCTATCGCCGCTTGATGCGGGTCTGGAACGCCATGTTCTTCACGCCCGGCCTGTTCGAGCCGGATCAGAGCCAGAGCGCGGCGTGGAACAGGGGCGGCTATCTCGTCACCGGGCTCGGGCATTGCGGCGCCTGCCACACGCCGAAGAACTATTTTGGCGCGGACAAGACCGCGCAGGCGCTCGCCGGCAGCGAAATCGGCGGCTGGTATGCGCCAAGGCTCGATGGTGCCGCGCGCACCGGGCTGAAATCATGGAGCGCGCAGGAGATCGTCGAGTATCTGCAGAGCGGGCGCAACGCCAGGAGCCATGCCGGCGGGCCGATGGCGGAGGTGGTCGTCAACTCCACGTCGAAGATGAGCGATGCCGACGTGAGCGCGATCGCGCTCTATTTGAAGAGCCTGCCACCGGCGCGGCGCGAGACGATCGTGACGCCGCCCGGCGAGACCGAGATGAAGGCCGGCCAGGCCGTCTATGCAAAACTCTGCATCGCCTGTCATGAAGCCGACGGCACAGGCGCGCCGCGGATGTATCCGCCGCTGCCGGGCAATGCGCTGCTGCAATCGATCAATCCGTCCTCCACCCTGCGCGTCATCCTCGACGGCGCCCACACGGTGACGACGCCACGCGCGCCGAATACCGGCGAGATGCCGGGCTATGCCAAACAATTGTCCGACGAAGATATCGCGGCGGTGACCAATTACATTCGCAATTCCTGGGGCAATGCGGGCCTGATAGTGACGCCGGCGCAGGTGGCGAAGGCGCGGAAGGAGAATTGA
- a CDS encoding indolepyruvate ferredoxin oxidoreductase family protein, which produces MGINQGPISLDQKYTQDTGHIFTTGIQALVRLPMAQIRRDRAAGLNTAGFISGYRGSPLGGYDQQLFAARKHLEQYNIKFQPGVNEDLAATAVWGSQQLNLSPGAKYDGVVGIWYGKGPGVDRCGDVFRHGNAAGSAKNGGVLCLAGDDHGAKSSTVPHQSDHAFMSALMPYLYPSSIHEMIEMGLLGIAMSRYSGCWVGMKVITETVETTAEIDLTDEMKPFIIPTDFELPPGGLNLRWPDDRFEQDRRLQDYKGFAAIAFARANKVNRITMDSPNARFGIMASGKSYEDVRQALRELGITEEIAAKIGLRLYKIGMPWPLEPEGVRQFAVGLEEIFIIEERREIVENQVKQELFNWRDDVRPRIVGKMDEHDKRFLTFSAELSVASLATSLTERLLRLNLNPEIAEMIRVKADWFNGRQATQMQAVAPVSRTPYFCSGCPHNTSTKVPEGSRALAGIGCHFMALWMDRSTETFTHMGGEGVPWVGIAPFTNENHIFANLGDGTYFHSGLLAIRQAVASKTNITYKILYNDAVAMTGGQRHDGDLSPQQITFQLHAEGIREIYLVSETPDAYPADSIAPGVKLYHRDELQNVMKMCREHKGTSAIVFVQTCAAEKRRRRKRGLLEDPARRVMINPAVCEGCGDCSVQSNCISVEPLETEFGRKRAINQSSCNKDYSCVKGFCPSFVTVDGGKPRHRAPADLSDIGTIAEPASRPTLEKPYNIAVGGVGGTGVLTIGALLGMAAHIEGKASMILDMSGLAQKGGAVLSHVRLSDHPAEVTCSRIVTGTADVVLAADEVVAVAKDTISLCDTTRTRGIINSHVIPTADFVLNRDFNFQTRKLNGLLETALHKDSVFFDFTKPAEQLLGDSIATNMMMMGYAYQKGLLPLSAESIEQAIEVNGVSIKMNKEAFRLGRLAVADPARLAGMLKGTDEVVAPKSLDAMTLDEVIEHRAMHLTAYQNGRLAKRYRKLVDQVRDVAKQGGYGDALPRAVAVNYAKLLAYKDEYEVARLFTDGTFEKQLRDQFDGDFKFNFNLAPPILSSGVDALGRPKKRAFGPWMLGVLRVLAKFKVLRGTPLDIFGRSADRKLERDLIAGYEKDVATVLGLLSPLTIDTAVELLSLPDRIRGYGPVKEKAVADAKVRYAQLAADLASPPPAPRQIAAE; this is translated from the coding sequence ATGGGCATCAACCAGGGTCCGATCAGTCTCGATCAGAAATACACCCAGGACACCGGCCATATCTTCACGACCGGCATTCAGGCGCTGGTCCGCCTGCCCATGGCCCAAATTCGCCGCGACCGCGCCGCGGGGCTGAACACCGCGGGCTTCATCTCGGGCTACCGCGGCTCGCCGCTCGGCGGCTACGACCAGCAGCTTTTCGCCGCCCGCAAGCATCTCGAACAGTACAACATCAAGTTCCAGCCCGGCGTGAACGAGGACCTCGCCGCCACCGCCGTCTGGGGCTCGCAACAGCTCAACCTCTCGCCCGGCGCCAAATATGACGGCGTGGTCGGCATCTGGTACGGCAAGGGCCCCGGCGTAGACCGCTGCGGCGACGTGTTCCGCCATGGCAATGCCGCCGGCTCGGCCAAGAACGGCGGCGTGCTGTGCCTCGCCGGCGACGACCACGGCGCCAAATCCTCTACCGTTCCGCATCAGTCCGACCACGCCTTCATGTCGGCGCTGATGCCGTATCTTTATCCCTCGAGCATTCACGAGATGATCGAGATGGGCCTGCTCGGCATCGCGATGTCGCGCTATTCGGGCTGCTGGGTCGGCATGAAGGTCATCACCGAGACGGTGGAGACCACCGCCGAGATCGACCTCACCGACGAGATGAAGCCGTTCATCATCCCCACCGATTTCGAGCTGCCGCCGGGCGGCCTCAATTTGCGCTGGCCCGACGACCGCTTCGAGCAGGACCGCCGCCTGCAGGACTACAAGGGCTTTGCCGCGATCGCCTTTGCGCGCGCCAACAAGGTCAACCGCATCACCATGGATTCGCCGAACGCCCGTTTCGGCATCATGGCGTCGGGCAAGAGCTACGAGGACGTCCGTCAGGCGCTGCGCGAACTCGGCATCACCGAGGAGATCGCCGCCAAGATCGGCCTCAGGCTCTACAAGATCGGCATGCCCTGGCCGCTGGAGCCGGAAGGCGTGCGCCAGTTCGCGGTCGGGCTCGAAGAGATCTTCATCATCGAGGAACGCCGCGAGATCGTCGAGAACCAGGTCAAGCAGGAGCTGTTCAACTGGCGCGACGACGTGCGCCCGCGCATCGTCGGCAAGATGGACGAGCACGACAAGCGCTTCCTGACCTTCTCCGCCGAGCTCAGCGTCGCCTCGCTCGCGACCTCGCTGACCGAGCGACTTCTTCGACTTAATCTCAACCCTGAAATCGCGGAGATGATCCGCGTCAAGGCCGACTGGTTCAACGGCCGCCAGGCGACCCAGATGCAGGCGGTCGCCCCCGTCTCCCGCACCCCGTATTTCTGCTCCGGCTGTCCTCACAACACCTCGACCAAGGTCCCCGAAGGCAGCCGCGCGCTGGCCGGCATCGGCTGCCACTTCATGGCGCTGTGGATGGACCGTTCGACCGAGACATTCACGCATATGGGCGGCGAGGGCGTGCCGTGGGTCGGCATCGCGCCCTTCACCAACGAGAACCACATCTTCGCCAATCTCGGCGACGGCACTTATTTCCACTCCGGGCTGCTGGCGATCCGCCAGGCGGTCGCGTCCAAGACCAACATCACCTACAAGATCCTCTACAACGACGCCGTCGCCATGACCGGCGGCCAGCGCCATGACGGCGATCTGTCGCCGCAGCAGATCACCTTCCAGCTCCACGCCGAAGGCATCCGCGAGATCTACCTGGTCTCCGAAACGCCCGACGCCTATCCCGCCGACAGCATCGCACCCGGCGTGAAGCTGTATCATCGCGACGAGCTGCAGAACGTCATGAAGATGTGCCGGGAGCACAAGGGCACCTCGGCCATCGTCTTCGTGCAGACCTGCGCCGCCGAGAAGCGCCGCCGCCGCAAGCGTGGCCTGCTTGAGGATCCGGCGCGCCGCGTCATGATCAACCCGGCCGTCTGCGAAGGCTGCGGCGATTGTTCGGTGCAGTCGAACTGCATCTCGGTCGAGCCGCTGGAGACCGAGTTCGGCCGCAAGCGCGCCATCAACCAGTCGTCCTGCAACAAGGACTATTCCTGCGTGAAGGGTTTCTGCCCGTCCTTCGTCACCGTCGACGGCGGCAAGCCGCGCCATCGCGCGCCGGCCGATCTCTCGGACATCGGTACGATCGCCGAGCCGGCTTCGCGCCCGACGCTTGAAAAACCCTACAACATCGCCGTCGGCGGTGTCGGCGGCACCGGCGTGCTCACCATCGGCGCGCTGCTCGGCATGGCCGCCCACATCGAGGGCAAGGCTTCGATGATCCTCGACATGTCGGGCCTTGCGCAGAAAGGTGGCGCGGTGCTCAGCCATGTCCGCCTGTCGGATCACCCGGCCGAGGTGACGTGCTCCCGCATCGTCACCGGCACCGCCGATGTCGTGCTCGCCGCCGACGAGGTGGTCGCTGTCGCCAAGGACACCATCTCGCTGTGCGACACCACCCGCACCCGCGGCATCATCAATAGCCACGTCATCCCGACCGCGGACTTCGTCCTGAACCGCGACTTCAACTTCCAGACTCGCAAGCTGAACGGCTTGCTGGAGACGGCGCTGCACAAGGACTCGGTCTTCTTCGACTTCACCAAGCCGGCCGAGCAACTGCTCGGCGACAGCATCGCCACCAACATGATGATGATGGGCTATGCCTATCAGAAGGGCCTGCTGCCGCTGTCGGCGGAGTCGATCGAGCAGGCGATCGAGGTCAACGGCGTCTCGATCAAGATGAACAAGGAAGCCTTCCGCCTCGGCCGCCTCGCGGTCGCCGATCCCGCGCGTCTTGCCGGCATGCTGAAGGGAACGGACGAGGTGGTCGCGCCCAAGTCTCTGGACGCGATGACGCTCGACGAGGTCATCGAGCATCGCGCCATGCACCTGACCGCTTATCAGAACGGCCGTCTTGCCAAACGCTATCGCAAGCTGGTCGACCAGGTCCGCGATGTCGCGAAGCAGGGCGGTTACGGCGACGCGCTGCCGCGCGCGGTCGCGGTGAACTACGCCAAGCTCCTGGCCTACAAGGACGAATACGAAGTCGCGCGCCTATTCACCGACGGCACGTTCGAAAAGCAGCTGCGCGACCAGTTCGATGGCGACTTCAAGTTCAACTTCAACCTCGCCCCGCCGATCCTCAGCAGTGGCGTCGATGCACTGGGCCGCCCGAAGAAGCGCGCTTTCGGTCCCTGGATGCTCGGCGTTCTCCGCGTGCTCGCAAAGTTCAAGGTGCTGCGCGGCACGCCGCTCGACATCTTCGGCCGCAGCGCCGACCGCAAGCTCGAGCGCGACCTGATCGCGGGCTACGAAAAGGACGTCGCCACGGTGCTCGGCCTATTGTCGCCGCTGACGATCGACACCGCGGTGGAATTGCTGTCGCTGCCCGACCGCATCCGCGGCTACGGCCCGGTGAAGGAGAAGGCAGTCGCGGACGCGAAAGTGCGTTACGCCCAGCTTGCCGCCGACCTCGCGAGCCCGCCGCCGGCCCCAAGGCAGATCGCAGCGGAGTAG
- a CDS encoding radical SAM protein has protein sequence MGIFTGMFRRLRRPEPQPAPAPGHVSFIELHVAHTCNLACESCSHYSNHAHKGILDLALAESWISAWSKRITLDELNLLGGEPTMNPRLSEFVVLARKYWPATHIRIITNGFFLHRHPALPATLAADGNASLSLSVHHDDPSYLERLRPALDLVAAWQRDHGIAVEIRQSDEKWTLRYLGSGADMLPFEDGQPRQSWEVCPARYCKQLHDGHLWKCPPLAYLNLQKAKYDLSPKWDPYLQYKPLPPTCTDSELDEFLRREDETACAMCSAEVRRFSLQNPLRSRASRDAPAA, from the coding sequence ATGGGCATCTTCACCGGAATGTTTCGGCGCCTGCGCAGGCCGGAACCACAACCCGCGCCAGCGCCCGGGCACGTCTCCTTCATCGAGCTGCATGTCGCCCACACCTGCAATCTGGCCTGTGAGAGCTGCTCCCACTACTCCAACCACGCGCACAAGGGCATTCTGGATCTGGCGCTGGCGGAAAGCTGGATTAGCGCATGGAGCAAGCGCATTACGCTGGACGAGCTGAACCTGCTCGGCGGCGAGCCGACCATGAACCCCCGCCTGTCCGAATTCGTCGTGCTGGCCCGAAAATACTGGCCGGCGACGCATATCCGCATCATCACCAACGGCTTTTTCCTGCATCGCCACCCCGCGCTTCCAGCGACGCTGGCCGCCGACGGCAACGCCAGCCTCTCCTTGTCGGTGCATCACGACGACCCGTCGTATCTCGAGCGACTGCGTCCCGCTCTCGACCTCGTCGCGGCGTGGCAGCGTGATCACGGCATCGCCGTCGAAATCAGGCAATCCGACGAGAAATGGACGCTCCGCTACCTCGGCTCCGGTGCCGACATGTTGCCGTTCGAAGACGGCCAGCCCCGGCAAAGCTGGGAGGTTTGCCCCGCCAGATACTGCAAGCAATTGCACGATGGCCACCTCTGGAAATGTCCGCCGCTCGCCTATCTCAATCTGCAGAAGGCGAAATACGATCTGTCGCCGAAATGGGATCCGTATTTGCAGTACAAGCCGCTCCCGCCGACATGTACCGACAGCGAGCTTGATGAGTTCTTGCGGCGAGAGGATGAGACGGCCTGCGCGATGTGCTCCGCGGAAGTTCGGCGCTTTTCGTTGCAAAATCCGCTGCGGAGCCGGGCATCAAGAGATGCGCCGGCTGCTTAG
- a CDS encoding thiolase domain-containing protein — MTIKGKAYIAGIYEHPTRHAPDKSTAQLHAEVAKGAIEDAGISKDDVDGYFCAGDAPGGAWPMVDYLGLNTKKLRHVDSTETGGCSYIIHLGHAAEAIAAGKCSIALITLAGKPRTGAMPPRAQGAEADFETAYGATTHNAYGMCAMRHMHDYGTTSEQLAWIKVAASHHAQYNPHAMLKDVVTVEDVLNSPMISDPLHRMDCCVVSDGGGALIVTTPEIARSLKKPLVKLIGHGEAMKGPRGGKDLDLTYSAGIWSGPRAFEEAGITPKDIKYASIYDSFTITVLMQLEDLGFCKKGEGGKFVADGNLISGVGKLPFNTDGGGLCSNHPVNRGGMTKILEAVRQLRGEAHPKVQVPNCDLAIAHGTGGLLGVRHAASTAILERV, encoded by the coding sequence TTGACCATCAAGGGCAAGGCCTACATTGCCGGGATCTACGAACACCCGACCCGGCATGCGCCGGACAAATCCACCGCCCAGCTCCACGCCGAGGTCGCCAAGGGTGCGATCGAGGATGCCGGGATCAGCAAGGACGATGTCGACGGCTATTTCTGCGCGGGCGACGCGCCCGGCGGGGCCTGGCCGATGGTCGATTATCTCGGCCTGAACACCAAGAAGCTGCGCCACGTCGATTCCACCGAGACTGGCGGCTGTTCCTACATCATCCATCTCGGCCATGCCGCGGAGGCGATCGCGGCGGGCAAGTGCTCGATCGCGCTGATCACGCTCGCCGGCAAGCCCCGCACCGGCGCGATGCCGCCGCGGGCGCAGGGCGCCGAAGCCGATTTCGAGACCGCGTACGGCGCGACCACGCACAATGCCTATGGCATGTGTGCCATGCGCCACATGCACGACTATGGCACCACCAGCGAGCAGCTCGCCTGGATCAAGGTCGCGGCCTCGCACCACGCGCAATACAACCCGCATGCGATGCTCAAGGATGTCGTCACCGTCGAGGACGTCTTGAACTCGCCGATGATCTCCGATCCCCTGCACCGCATGGACTGCTGCGTCGTCTCCGACGGCGGCGGCGCACTGATCGTGACCACGCCGGAGATCGCCAGGAGCCTGAAGAAGCCGCTGGTCAAGCTGATCGGCCATGGCGAGGCGATGAAGGGTCCGCGCGGCGGCAAGGATCTCGATCTCACATACTCCGCCGGCATCTGGTCCGGCCCGCGCGCGTTCGAGGAAGCCGGCATCACGCCGAAGGACATCAAATACGCCTCGATCTACGACAGCTTCACCATCACGGTGCTGATGCAGCTGGAAGACCTCGGCTTCTGCAAGAAGGGCGAGGGCGGCAAGTTCGTTGCCGACGGCAACCTCATCTCGGGCGTCGGCAAGTTGCCGTTCAACACCGACGGCGGCGGTCTGTGCAGCAACCATCCCGTCAACCGCGGCGGCATGACCAAGATTCTCGAGGCCGTGAGGCAATTGCGCGGCGAGGCGCATCCGAAGGTGCAGGTTCCGAATTGCGATCTCGCCATCGCGCATGGCACCGGCGGCCTTCTGGGCGTTCGTCACGCGGCCTCGACCGCCATTCTGGAGCGCGTGTGA
- a CDS encoding Zn-ribbon domain-containing OB-fold protein produces MSEAKKYPAPVTNPETSAFWDGAKQGKFMIKRCTACGEAHYFPRSICPFCYSDKTVWEEASGEGTIYTWSLMRKSPTGPYAIGYVTLKEGPSVQTNFVDCDLEKLKIGQKVKVVFKPTDGAPLPFFTVA; encoded by the coding sequence ATGAGCGAAGCGAAGAAATATCCAGCCCCGGTGACCAATCCGGAGACCTCGGCGTTCTGGGACGGGGCCAAGCAAGGCAAGTTCATGATCAAGCGCTGCACCGCCTGCGGCGAGGCGCATTACTTCCCGCGCTCGATCTGTCCGTTCTGCTACTCCGACAAGACGGTGTGGGAAGAGGCCTCGGGCGAGGGCACGATCTACACCTGGAGCCTGATGCGGAAGTCGCCGACCGGTCCCTACGCGATCGGCTACGTCACGCTGAAGGAAGGTCCGTCAGTGCAGACCAATTTCGTCGATTGCGATCTGGAGAAGCTGAAGATCGGCCAGAAGGTGAAAGTGGTGTTCAAGCCGACCGACGGGGCGCCGCTGCCGTTCTTCACGGTGGCGTGA
- a CDS encoding MaoC/PaaZ C-terminal domain-containing protein, with translation MSARYEELKGLKNIGQKYAYTDRDVMLYAYGIGLGADPMDENELAFVNEGTLTPRPLKVVPTFASVAAWGSGPGEMNLNRVMVVDGERDITFHQPLPVAANITADSSVVEVYDKGKDKGVVIAHQTVLKNEKGEKLATLVASRFARGDGGFGGPNLTQPDPHKIPSRSPDKTIDIVTRPDQALVYRLCGDRNPLHSDPEFAKKAGFPRPILHGMCTYGITCRGVLQTYADYDASAFRQHVARFSSPVYPGETVTMDLWKDGNVISFEAKVKSRGVTVIKNGKTVLG, from the coding sequence ATGTCCGCCAGATACGAAGAGCTCAAAGGCCTGAAAAACATCGGCCAGAAGTACGCCTACACCGATCGCGACGTCATGCTCTACGCTTATGGAATCGGCCTCGGCGCTGATCCCATGGACGAGAACGAGCTCGCCTTCGTCAACGAGGGCACGCTGACGCCGCGGCCGCTGAAGGTGGTTCCGACATTCGCCTCCGTTGCGGCCTGGGGCTCGGGGCCGGGCGAGATGAACCTCAACCGCGTGATGGTGGTGGACGGCGAGCGCGACATCACCTTTCACCAGCCGCTGCCGGTGGCAGCCAACATCACCGCCGACTCCTCCGTCGTCGAGGTCTACGACAAGGGCAAGGACAAGGGCGTCGTCATCGCCCACCAGACCGTGCTGAAGAACGAGAAGGGCGAGAAGCTGGCAACGCTGGTCGCCTCGCGCTTCGCCCGCGGCGACGGCGGCTTCGGCGGGCCGAACCTGACCCAGCCCGATCCGCACAAGATCCCGTCGCGCAGCCCTGACAAGACCATCGATATCGTCACGCGTCCCGACCAGGCGCTGGTCTATCGCCTCTGCGGCGACCGCAACCCGCTGCACAGCGATCCCGAATTCGCCAAGAAGGCCGGTTTCCCGCGCCCGATCCTGCACGGCATGTGCACCTACGGCATCACCTGTCGCGGCGTGCTCCAGACCTATGCCGACTACGATGCGTCGGCGTTCCGCCAGCACGTCGCGCGGTTCTCCTCGCCGGTCTATCCCGGCGAGACCGTGACGATGGACCTCTGGAAGGACGGCAACGTCATCTCGTTCGAAGCCAAGGTGAAATCGCGTGGCGTCACCGTGATCAAGAATGGCAAGACGGTGCTGGGTTAG
- a CDS encoding SDR family oxidoreductase yields the protein MGLLDGKVALITGAGGGLGEAYAKLFAREGASVVVNDLGGPRDGSGADKSMAQLVVDAIMAEGGKAVANGADISTMEGGQSVFDDAIKHFGRADILVNNAGILRDQTFSKASESDWDKVIKVHLKGTFCCTMPVFRWMRENGGGVIVNTSSTSGLIGNFGQTNYGAAKGGIWGLSNVLAIEGRKYNIRIWTLAPGALTRMTADLPRYKENPSAALGPDGIAPAVLYMVSDLSGDQTGKVLGVSGPRGVREMRMMEMEGWKPPHSGWKAQDVVEHAKEIFFSEEQIKMGARRF from the coding sequence ATGGGACTACTCGACGGCAAGGTTGCGCTGATCACCGGCGCGGGCGGGGGACTCGGTGAGGCCTACGCCAAGCTGTTCGCGCGGGAAGGGGCCTCGGTCGTCGTCAACGATCTCGGCGGTCCCCGCGACGGCTCCGGCGCCGACAAGTCGATGGCGCAGCTCGTGGTGGACGCGATCATGGCCGAGGGCGGCAAGGCGGTCGCCAACGGCGCCGACATCTCGACCATGGAAGGCGGCCAGTCGGTGTTCGACGACGCCATCAAGCACTTCGGACGCGCCGACATCCTGGTCAACAATGCCGGCATCCTGCGCGACCAGACCTTTTCCAAGGCCTCCGAATCCGACTGGGACAAGGTCATCAAGGTCCACCTCAAGGGTACCTTTTGTTGCACCATGCCGGTGTTTCGCTGGATGCGGGAAAACGGCGGCGGCGTGATCGTCAATACCTCCTCGACATCAGGGCTGATCGGCAATTTCGGCCAGACCAATTACGGCGCCGCCAAGGGCGGCATCTGGGGCCTGTCCAACGTGTTGGCGATCGAGGGCCGGAAGTACAACATCCGGATCTGGACGCTGGCCCCGGGCGCCCTGACCCGCATGACCGCAGACCTGCCCCGCTATAAGGAGAACCCCTCGGCGGCGCTGGGGCCGGACGGCATCGCGCCGGCCGTGCTATACATGGTCAGCGACTTGTCGGGCGACCAGACCGGCAAGGTGCTGGGCGTGTCCGGGCCCCGCGGCGTGCGCGAAATGCGGATGATGGAAATGGAAGGCTGGAAACCGCCGCACTCGGGCTGGAAAGCCCAGGACGTCGTTGAGCATGCCAAGGAGATCTTCTTCTCCGAGGAGCAGATCAAGATGGGGGCGCGGAGGTTTTAG
- a CDS encoding dihydrodipicolinate synthase family protein translates to MKLTADAKGTFAIAPTPFHDDGRIDERSIDRLTDFYEEVGCDGVTVLGILGEAPKLDAVEAEQVAVRFVKRAKKMQVIVGVSAPGFATMRALAKASMDAGAAGVMIAPPPSLRTDDQIIGYYKQAAEAIGPDVPWVLQDYPLTLSVIFTPAVIRKIVMDNANCVMLKHEDWPGLEKISTLRNFQKDGSLRPLSILCGNGGMFLDFEMERGADGAMTGYAFPELLIDVVNLSKAGKRDAAHDLFDAHLPLIRYEQQPGAGLAVRKYVLQKRGIIASSAQRKPGATITPAAKAEVEYLLSRVARVDKRANLGPQSSAAG, encoded by the coding sequence ATGAAACTGACCGCCGACGCCAAGGGCACCTTCGCAATCGCGCCGACGCCGTTCCACGATGACGGCCGGATCGACGAACGCTCGATCGACCGCCTGACCGATTTCTACGAGGAGGTCGGTTGCGACGGCGTCACGGTGCTGGGCATTCTTGGCGAGGCGCCGAAGCTCGACGCGGTCGAGGCCGAGCAGGTGGCGGTGCGCTTCGTCAAGCGCGCCAAGAAAATGCAGGTGATTGTCGGCGTCTCCGCCCCGGGCTTTGCCACCATGCGCGCGCTGGCGAAGGCCTCGATGGATGCGGGCGCCGCCGGCGTCATGATCGCGCCGCCGCCCTCGCTTCGTACCGACGACCAGATCATCGGTTATTACAAGCAGGCGGCCGAGGCCATCGGCCCCGATGTGCCCTGGGTGCTCCAGGACTATCCGCTGACGCTGTCGGTGATCTTCACCCCTGCCGTGATCCGCAAGATCGTCATGGACAATGCGAACTGCGTGATGCTCAAGCACGAGGACTGGCCGGGGCTCGAAAAGATCTCGACGCTGCGCAATTTCCAGAAGGACGGCTCGCTCCGTCCGCTCTCGATCCTCTGCGGCAATGGCGGCATGTTCCTCGATTTCGAGATGGAGCGCGGTGCCGACGGTGCCATGACCGGCTACGCCTTCCCCGAGTTGCTGATCGACGTTGTGAACCTCTCGAAGGCCGGCAAGCGCGACGCCGCGCACGATCTGTTCGACGCGCATCTGCCGCTGATCCGCTACGAGCAGCAGCCGGGCGCGGGCCTTGCCGTGCGCAAATACGTGCTCCAGAAGCGCGGCATCATCGCCTCCAGCGCCCAGCGCAAGCCGGGCGCGACCATCACCCCGGCGGCGAAAGCGGAGGTCGAGTACCTGCTGTCGCGCGTCGCCCGTGTCGACAAGCGCGCCAATCTTGGCCCGCAATCCAGCGCTGCAGGTTAA
- a CDS encoding NUDIX hydrolase produces the protein MPETSASRPASTILLLRDGAKEIEVFMMVRHHQIEFNSGALVFPGGSVDAGDQEIVARSDLYSGGEGLSEADRGFRIAAIRETFEESGILLARAQDSGTPIDARRAGEIADAHRVALNEHKISFLSILADNGLQLALDTLLPYAHWITPEGLPKRFDTWFFLAAAPPDQLGAHDGRESTDSIWVSPREAVEGGESGRFKLPFPTTRNLIRLAKQGSVDAALDHARGLSIVTVMPVMTKTEAGRQLRIPREAGYDGEVFDVGAVG, from the coding sequence ATGCCCGAGACATCAGCGTCGCGCCCAGCCTCGACGATTCTCCTGCTCCGTGATGGTGCAAAGGAGATCGAAGTCTTCATGATGGTCCGCCATCATCAGATCGAGTTCAACTCGGGCGCGCTGGTGTTTCCTGGCGGCAGTGTCGATGCCGGCGACCAGGAGATTGTCGCCCGCTCCGACCTGTATTCGGGCGGCGAGGGCCTGAGCGAGGCGGACCGCGGTTTTCGTATCGCCGCGATCCGCGAGACCTTTGAGGAGAGCGGCATCCTGCTGGCGCGCGCGCAGGACTCAGGCACGCCGATCGATGCCAGGCGCGCCGGCGAGATCGCAGATGCGCATCGCGTCGCGCTCAACGAGCACAAGATCAGCTTCCTCAGCATTCTCGCCGACAACGGCCTTCAACTCGCGCTCGACACGCTGTTGCCTTACGCGCACTGGATCACGCCGGAGGGCCTGCCGAAGCGCTTTGACACCTGGTTCTTCCTCGCCGCAGCGCCGCCCGACCAGCTCGGAGCGCATGACGGTCGTGAGTCGACGGATTCGATCTGGGTGTCGCCGCGCGAGGCGGTGGAGGGCGGCGAGAGCGGACGCTTCAAGCTGCCGTTTCCAACCACGCGCAACCTGATCCGGCTCGCCAAGCAGGGCAGCGTCGACGCTGCGCTCGACCATGCCCGTGGCCTTTCCATCGTCACGGTGATGCCGGTCATGACCAAGACCGAAGCCGGCCGCCAGCTCCGGATTCCACGCGAGGCCGGCTACGACGGCGAGGTGTTCGACGTCGGCGCCGTCGGCTGA